The Fimbriimonas ginsengisoli Gsoil 348 genome window below encodes:
- a CDS encoding LutC/YkgG family protein encodes MSDAKAEILARIAGARVADFTALRSPVVPSNRSRHEVIEQFAEYVAEYRASVRRVTLEELPSAIAQFLAERRSERVVVPADLPDGWCPQGSPDEGFSHRELAEMNAVVTSCALGIAETGTIVLDAGPGQGRRALTLIPDHHICVVREEQVVDSVPEAVAALATSIRDGRPLTWISGPSATSDIELSRVEGVHGPRILDVLIVASAPSR; translated from the coding sequence ATGAGCGATGCCAAGGCCGAGATCTTGGCCCGTATCGCAGGGGCGAGGGTGGCGGATTTCACTGCGCTTCGTTCTCCGGTCGTGCCTTCGAATCGATCCCGCCACGAGGTAATCGAACAGTTCGCGGAATATGTTGCCGAATACCGTGCCTCCGTCCGGCGAGTCACTTTGGAGGAGCTGCCGTCGGCGATCGCCCAATTCCTCGCCGAGCGGCGAAGTGAGCGGGTCGTGGTTCCCGCCGACCTCCCGGACGGTTGGTGCCCGCAGGGTAGTCCAGACGAGGGGTTTTCGCATCGGGAGTTAGCCGAGATGAACGCGGTGGTGACCTCGTGCGCTCTCGGCATCGCCGAAACCGGAACCATCGTGCTCGACGCCGGACCCGGCCAAGGCCGCCGAGCCCTCACCCTCATTCCCGACCACCACATCTGCGTCGTGCGCGAAGAGCAGGTCGTCGACTCCGTCCCCGAAGCCGTAGCTGCTCTCGCAACTAGTATCCGAGATGGCCGCCCCCTAACCTGGATCAGCGGCCCCAGCGCCACCAGCGACATCGAGCTCTCCCGCGTAGAAGGCGTCCACGGCCCCCGTATTCTGGACGTCCTCATCGTAGCCTCGGCTCCCA
- a CDS encoding lactate utilization protein B yields MSGGGIRPAKPFAQAAHATLANAQMRRNLRHATTTIREKRLRAIAELPNWEAIRVEGAAVKDEAMAHLPELLQQLEQQVERAGGKVHWARDAAEARRIVADLCVSHGAKEVIKVKSIATDEIELNGGLEERGIFALETDLAELIVQLSGDTPSHILVPAIHRNRSEVRELFQRTLGADLPTDEPKVLADAARTYLREKFLTTKVAISGANFAIAETGTVSVFESEGNGRMCLTLPEVLITVMGIEKVIPRWQDLAVFFQLLPRSSTAERMNPYTSCWTGVHAGDGPREFHLVLLDNGRTSVLADKVGRQALRCIRCSACLNVCPVYERAGGHAYGSVYPGPIGAILTPQLLGMHDRNANTLPYASSLCGACFDACPVRIDIPEVLIYLRGKTEHGGIESVGMKAMAWAMNDPKHFELALRLARIGQGPLVHNGVIRWLPGMLGGWTSARDLPAVPKHSFREWWRNRK; encoded by the coding sequence CTCCGGCATGCGACGACCACGATCCGCGAGAAGCGGCTTCGTGCCATCGCGGAGCTGCCGAACTGGGAAGCGATTCGCGTCGAAGGCGCCGCCGTTAAGGATGAGGCGATGGCCCACCTTCCCGAGCTGCTGCAGCAACTGGAACAACAAGTGGAGCGTGCTGGCGGCAAGGTCCACTGGGCCCGAGACGCGGCGGAAGCGCGGCGCATCGTCGCCGACCTCTGCGTATCTCACGGCGCGAAAGAGGTCATCAAGGTTAAGAGCATCGCGACCGACGAGATCGAGCTGAACGGGGGTCTGGAGGAGCGAGGGATCTTTGCTCTCGAAACCGACCTCGCCGAGCTGATCGTCCAGTTGTCCGGCGACACCCCGAGCCACATCCTAGTCCCTGCGATTCACCGGAACCGGTCGGAAGTGCGAGAGTTGTTCCAGCGAACTCTCGGAGCCGACTTGCCGACCGACGAGCCCAAAGTGCTCGCCGACGCCGCTCGGACGTACCTGCGGGAGAAGTTTCTGACCACCAAAGTCGCGATCAGCGGCGCGAATTTCGCGATCGCGGAAACCGGCACCGTCTCCGTCTTCGAGAGTGAAGGGAATGGTCGCATGTGCCTCACGCTGCCGGAGGTGCTGATCACTGTCATGGGGATCGAGAAGGTGATCCCACGGTGGCAGGATCTCGCCGTTTTCTTCCAACTCCTCCCCCGATCGAGTACCGCCGAGCGGATGAATCCTTACACGAGCTGCTGGACTGGCGTCCATGCCGGTGACGGCCCTAGGGAGTTTCACCTGGTGCTGCTCGACAACGGCCGCACCTCGGTGCTTGCCGACAAAGTGGGGCGGCAGGCGCTTCGCTGTATCCGCTGCTCGGCGTGCCTCAATGTGTGCCCGGTGTACGAGCGAGCCGGCGGTCACGCGTACGGCAGCGTCTACCCGGGGCCGATCGGCGCGATTTTGACCCCGCAGCTTCTCGGCATGCACGATAGGAACGCGAACACGCTTCCGTACGCTAGCTCCCTATGTGGCGCGTGTTTCGACGCGTGCCCGGTGCGGATCGACATCCCCGAAGTGCTGATCTACCTGCGCGGGAAGACGGAGCACGGCGGAATCGAATCGGTCGGAATGAAAGCGATGGCGTGGGCGATGAACGATCCCAAGCACTTCGAGCTCGCCCTGCGATTGGCGAGGATCGGGCAAGGACCGCTCGTCCACAACGGCGTTATTCGCTGGCTGCCGGGAATGCTGGGGGGTTGGACCAGCGCGCGCGACCTCCCGGCGGTACCGAAACACTCGTTCAGAGAGTGGTGGAGGAACCGCAAATGA